In the bacterium genome, one interval contains:
- the aroB gene encoding 3-dehydroquinate synthase, with product MSPRATVTVNLGERSYPIDIGAGTLPALGSRLKDFGLGRRLAVVTNPTVGRLYRDALVQSLTGAGFEPTVLEVPDGEEHKNLAWLTFLYDRLVDARMDRGCALVALGGGVIGDLTGFTAATFMRGVPFVQVPTTLLAQVDSSVGGKTAVNHAGGKNLIGAFHQPCLVWVDVRTLKTLPPREVRAGMAEVIKHGAILGPALFALLEERIEDVMRLDEALCIEVVRQNCAIKAAVVAADEREGEYRAVLNFGHTMAHAIEVLTDYRGYLHGEAVAIGMAFAARLSVARGICAPAVAQRIEGLLRRAGLPTEIPAELLTPNLALAAAADKKAANGRIKFVVIEDIGRVRFELVSGEEVLAHAKA from the coding sequence ATGAGCCCGCGCGCGACCGTGACGGTCAACCTCGGCGAGCGCTCGTATCCGATCGACATCGGCGCCGGGACCCTGCCCGCGCTGGGCAGCCGGCTCAAGGACTTCGGCCTCGGTCGCCGCCTCGCGGTGGTCACCAACCCGACGGTCGGCCGGCTCTACCGCGACGCCCTCGTCCAGAGTCTCACCGGCGCCGGCTTCGAGCCGACGGTGCTCGAGGTGCCGGACGGCGAGGAGCACAAGAACCTCGCCTGGCTGACGTTCCTCTACGACCGCCTGGTCGACGCGCGCATGGATCGCGGCTGCGCCCTGGTGGCGCTCGGCGGCGGCGTGATCGGCGACCTCACCGGCTTCACCGCCGCGACCTTCATGCGCGGCGTGCCCTTCGTGCAGGTGCCGACGACGCTGCTGGCGCAGGTCGACTCGTCGGTCGGCGGCAAGACGGCGGTGAACCACGCCGGCGGCAAGAACCTGATCGGCGCCTTCCACCAGCCCTGCCTGGTGTGGGTGGACGTGCGGACGCTGAAGACCCTGCCACCGCGCGAGGTCAGGGCCGGCATGGCGGAGGTGATCAAGCACGGCGCCATCCTCGGCCCGGCGCTGTTCGCCCTGCTCGAGGAGCGGATCGAGGACGTGATGCGCCTCGACGAGGCGCTGTGCATCGAGGTGGTGCGGCAGAACTGCGCCATCAAGGCGGCCGTCGTCGCCGCCGACGAGCGGGAGGGCGAGTACCGCGCGGTGCTCAACTTCGGCCACACCATGGCGCACGCCATCGAGGTGCTGACCGACTACCGCGGCTACCTGCACGGCGAGGCGGTCGCCATCGGCATGGCGTTCGCGGCCCGGCTCTCGGTGGCGCGCGGCATCTGCGCGCCGGCGGTGGCGCAGCGCATCGAGGGGCTGCTGCGGCGCGCCGGCCTGCCGACCGAGATCCCGGCCGAGTTGCTGACGCCGAATCTCGCGCTCGCCGCCGCCGCCGACAAGAAAGCGGCCAACGGCCGGATCAAATTCGTGGTGATCGAGGACATCGGACGCGTCCGCTTCGAGCTGGTGAGCGGCGAGGAGGTGCTGGCGCACGCCAAGGCGTGA
- a CDS encoding AAA family ATPase, with amino-acid sequence MTIVVLTGMMGTGKTAVGERLATRLGAAFVDTDALVERAAGRSVAEIFATAGEAAFRAAERRAIADALAVPRAVVSTGGGAIVDPDNLAALRAAAPIVCLTARPEVILERARAARVVRPLLQGDDPAARLAALLAERAAAYAQADLTLDTSGRGVDDVVADVLAFLRRRGGSEIPA; translated from the coding sequence ATGACGATCGTGGTGCTGACGGGCATGATGGGCACGGGAAAAACCGCCGTCGGGGAACGGCTGGCGACGCGCCTCGGCGCGGCGTTCGTCGACACCGACGCCCTGGTGGAGCGCGCCGCGGGCCGGTCGGTGGCGGAGATCTTCGCCACCGCCGGCGAAGCCGCCTTCCGCGCCGCCGAGCGGCGCGCCATCGCCGACGCCCTGGCGGTGCCGCGCGCCGTGGTGTCCACCGGCGGCGGCGCCATCGTCGATCCCGACAATCTCGCCGCGCTGCGGGCGGCGGCGCCGATCGTCTGCCTCACGGCGCGGCCCGAGGTGATCCTCGAGCGGGCACGCGCCGCGCGCGTGGTCCGGCCGCTGCTCCAGGGCGATGATCCCGCCGCCCGTCTCGCGGCGCTGCTCGCCGAGCGCGCCGCCGCCTACGCGCAGGCCGACCTCACGCTCGACACCTCGGGCCGCGGCGTCGACGACGTCGTCGCCGACGTGCTCGCCTTCCTCCGCCGGCGCGGCGGATCGGAGATCCCGGCATGA
- the pilQ gene encoding type IV pilus secretin PilQ — MLLAACAPPQAALDEGGPRERAAIESSENVTNVSVAPAPADADVLLIRELKIIDDNGQQGVFAKLNRPPQDVSHVLLSNPNRLLIEISGPTGENVLAERYAVENPLVSQVQIGSDPGKIRLTLMLKGDQAPVYTVDDLKDTIVAFLGEPRGTDQPVREAIVFTQRAVPGVAAAPAPVPLAAVAHAAAPPPRAMAAAPPPPAPPAIPPPPVQVNVESTANPRGKRLYYGQPISLDLKDADVHNVIRLLGDVSGINIVATDDVTGQITLRLNDVPWDQALDIVMQAQNLESVQEGNVLRISTVKRLREEREEQQKAQRAAQTVEPLQVAYLQVNYAKAKKLADLISGAARSQLQTQGGRGTGKSDNDEEYGVLSRRGSVMVDEFTNTLIVRDIARGIRNARDLVTRLDVQIPQVLIESNIVEATSDFARDLGVQWGYKANIGPQTGTSTGANFPGTINFGGSGLGGSNGVPFLVDFPANNVAPGAGTALDLALGSLNGANSLDVRLTALERRGKGRIISRPRVVTLNNVAATIQSLTILRVRLPSTGTVVNTGAGGSAGTATTATEKIETGITLEVTPQVSSDGFVLLDMFAKSSQADFTRTVDNIPTEITRQATSHVLVRDGQTVVLGGIYRDTQTDNVNGVPWFMDIPGIKWLFQAESKQKRREDLLVFLTPRVLHTASGAATALPTAQQLWENRDGDPNG; from the coding sequence ATGTTGCTGGCCGCATGCGCGCCGCCGCAGGCGGCGCTGGACGAGGGGGGGCCGCGCGAGCGCGCCGCCATCGAGTCATCCGAGAACGTCACCAACGTCAGCGTCGCGCCGGCGCCGGCGGACGCCGACGTGTTGCTGATCCGCGAGCTCAAGATCATCGACGACAACGGCCAGCAGGGGGTCTTCGCCAAGCTCAACCGGCCGCCGCAGGACGTCAGCCACGTCCTGCTCAGCAACCCCAATCGCCTGCTCATCGAGATCTCGGGCCCGACCGGCGAGAACGTCCTCGCCGAGCGCTACGCGGTCGAGAACCCGCTGGTGTCGCAGGTCCAGATCGGCAGCGACCCGGGCAAGATCCGCCTGACGCTGATGCTCAAGGGCGACCAGGCGCCGGTGTACACGGTGGACGATCTCAAGGACACCATCGTCGCCTTCCTCGGCGAGCCCAGGGGCACCGACCAGCCGGTGCGCGAGGCGATCGTCTTCACCCAGCGCGCCGTCCCCGGCGTCGCCGCCGCGCCCGCGCCGGTGCCGTTGGCCGCCGTCGCGCACGCCGCGGCGCCGCCGCCGCGCGCCATGGCGGCCGCGCCGCCGCCGCCGGCCCCGCCGGCGATTCCGCCGCCGCCCGTGCAGGTCAACGTCGAGAGCACCGCCAACCCGCGCGGCAAGCGCCTCTACTACGGCCAGCCGATCTCGCTCGACCTCAAGGACGCCGACGTCCACAACGTCATCCGCCTGCTCGGCGACGTCAGCGGCATCAACATCGTCGCCACCGACGACGTCACCGGCCAGATCACGCTGCGCCTGAACGACGTCCCCTGGGACCAGGCGCTCGACATCGTCATGCAGGCGCAGAACCTGGAGAGCGTGCAGGAGGGCAACGTCCTCCGCATCTCCACCGTCAAGCGGCTGCGCGAGGAGCGCGAGGAGCAGCAGAAGGCGCAGCGCGCGGCGCAGACCGTCGAACCGCTGCAGGTCGCCTACCTGCAGGTGAACTATGCCAAGGCCAAGAAGCTCGCCGATCTGATCAGCGGCGCCGCCCGCTCGCAGCTCCAGACCCAGGGCGGCCGCGGCACCGGCAAGAGCGACAACGACGAGGAGTACGGCGTGCTCTCGCGCCGCGGCAGCGTCATGGTCGACGAGTTCACCAACACGCTGATCGTGCGCGACATCGCGCGCGGCATCCGCAACGCCCGCGATCTCGTGACGCGGCTCGACGTGCAGATCCCGCAGGTGCTGATCGAGTCGAACATCGTCGAGGCGACCAGCGACTTCGCCCGCGACCTCGGCGTCCAGTGGGGGTACAAGGCCAACATCGGCCCGCAGACCGGCACCAGCACCGGCGCCAACTTCCCCGGCACCATCAACTTCGGCGGCTCCGGGCTCGGCGGCAGCAACGGCGTGCCGTTCCTGGTCGACTTCCCGGCCAACAACGTCGCCCCCGGCGCCGGCACGGCGCTCGACCTGGCGCTCGGTTCGCTCAATGGCGCCAATTCGCTCGACGTCCGCCTGACGGCGCTCGAGCGGCGCGGCAAGGGCCGCATCATCTCCCGGCCGCGCGTCGTCACCCTCAACAACGTCGCCGCCACCATCCAGAGCCTGACCATTCTGCGCGTCCGCCTGCCGTCGACCGGCACCGTGGTCAACACCGGCGCCGGCGGCAGCGCCGGCACCGCGACGACCGCCACCGAGAAGATCGAGACCGGCATCACCCTCGAGGTGACGCCGCAGGTGTCCTCGGACGGGTTCGTGCTGCTCGACATGTTCGCCAAGTCGAGCCAGGCGGACTTCACCCGCACCGTCGACAACATCCCGACCGAGATCACCCGCCAGGCGACCTCGCACGTGCTCGTGCGCGACGGCCAGACGGTGGTGCTCGGCGGCATCTACCGCGACACCCAGACCGACAACGTCAACGGCGTGCCCTGGTTCATGGACATCCCGGGCATCAAGTGGCTTTTCCAGGCCGAGTCGAAGCAGAAGCGCCGCGAGGATCTGCTCGTCTTCCTCACCCCGCGCGTGCTGCACACGGCCTCCGGCGCCGCCACGGCGCTGCCGACGGCGCAGCAACTGTGGGAGAATCGCGACGGCGACCCCAACGGATGA
- a CDS encoding pilus assembly protein PilP: MRPLALIACVAWLSIAGAAAAQTLGELGTAMAINQNAEQNMAAQARGVTKSAIATVFGATAPPQGSVPAPAGNAGAWAAEDARAAAGEAPAAGEPALAGEGVEGQPAPAAALGDGRRDPFRPFTLDLQRSEAPEAEILSPLQRYEIAQLKLTGLVLDMRPPRAMLQDNSGMGYIVTPGTPIGRRHGVVKSIEPGRLVVEEIVLDYYGRQQPHQVVVEMPRDDKKDDSGVKR; the protein is encoded by the coding sequence ATGAGACCCCTCGCGCTCATCGCCTGTGTCGCGTGGCTGTCGATCGCCGGCGCCGCCGCCGCGCAGACGCTCGGCGAGCTCGGCACCGCGATGGCGATCAACCAGAACGCGGAGCAGAACATGGCCGCGCAGGCGCGCGGCGTGACCAAGTCGGCGATCGCCACGGTCTTCGGCGCCACCGCGCCGCCGCAGGGCAGCGTCCCCGCGCCGGCCGGCAACGCCGGCGCCTGGGCGGCGGAGGACGCGCGCGCCGCCGCCGGCGAGGCGCCGGCGGCCGGCGAACCGGCGCTGGCCGGCGAGGGCGTCGAGGGGCAGCCGGCGCCGGCGGCGGCGCTCGGCGACGGCCGGCGCGATCCGTTCCGGCCATTCACGCTCGACCTGCAGCGCAGCGAGGCGCCGGAAGCGGAGATCCTGTCGCCGCTGCAGCGCTACGAGATCGCGCAGCTCAAGCTGACCGGTCTGGTGCTCGACATGCGGCCGCCGCGGGCGATGCTGCAGGACAACAGCGGCATGGGCTACATCGTCACGCCGGGGACGCCCATCGGGCGTCGACACGGCGTCGTCAAGTCGATCGAACCGGGTCGCCTCGTCGTGGAGGAAATCGTCCTCGACTACTACGGGCGCCAGCAGCCGCACCAGGTCGTCGTGGAGATGCCCAGGGACGACAAGAAGGACGACAGCGGGGTGAAGCGATGA
- the pilO gene encoding type 4a pilus biogenesis protein PilO, whose product MNEIFDRIMDMPVRQRVLLLVGSVFLLFFLYGYLLYLPRNAEIDEKQENLSALEKDRDRKQALVANLPQLRQEVADLNAALKKAVAQLPDTKEIPDLLSGISAVARESGLEIQQFRQKQENYQDFYAEVPVEILVKGTYWQVEQFFKKVADLTRIVNVGDIGIKAPTLIENDPVQLQTSCAATTFRFLDEEERERIRKEREKKQKEGKR is encoded by the coding sequence ATGAACGAGATCTTCGACCGGATCATGGACATGCCGGTCCGGCAGCGCGTCCTGCTGCTGGTCGGCTCCGTCTTCCTGCTCTTCTTCCTCTACGGCTATCTGCTGTACCTGCCGCGCAACGCGGAGATCGACGAGAAGCAGGAGAACCTCAGCGCGCTCGAGAAGGACCGCGATCGCAAACAGGCGCTGGTCGCCAACCTGCCGCAGCTCCGGCAGGAGGTCGCCGATCTCAACGCCGCCCTGAAGAAGGCGGTGGCGCAGTTGCCCGACACCAAGGAGATCCCCGATCTGCTGAGCGGCATCTCCGCCGTGGCGCGCGAGTCCGGCCTCGAGATCCAGCAGTTCCGGCAGAAGCAGGAGAACTACCAGGACTTCTACGCCGAGGTGCCGGTCGAGATCCTGGTCAAGGGCACGTACTGGCAGGTCGAGCAGTTCTTCAAGAAGGTCGCCGATCTGACCCGCATCGTCAACGTCGGCGACATCGGCATCAAGGCGCCGACGCTGATCGAGAACGACCCCGTGCAACTGCAGACCTCGTGCGCCGCGACGACGTTCCGCTTCCTCGACGAGGAGGAGCGCGAGCGGATCCGCAAGGAGCGCGAGAAGAAGCAGAAGGAGGGGAAGCGATGA
- a CDS encoding PilN domain-containing protein, whose amino-acid sequence MIRINLLPIKETERALGRRQQMSLVALGLATTLLIMVIPYLIQGRKIGALDARIETLTKEIQAMNLQVREVRDIDRLKREVQTKLQIIEDLNRKRVGPSRVLDDLSLASPENLWLIDFNEVGSAATFTGLALDNETIAKFMRQLQASPYFYSVDLVETSQQQPASPGKEAPATAQFTRFIVKATIDYFGRGGKPPEPPPDSKAKAVPGQTAKQEPQA is encoded by the coding sequence ATGATCCGCATCAACCTCCTGCCCATCAAGGAAACCGAGCGCGCGCTCGGGCGGCGCCAGCAGATGTCGCTGGTGGCGCTCGGCCTGGCGACGACGCTGCTCATCATGGTGATCCCGTACCTGATCCAGGGCCGCAAGATCGGCGCCCTCGATGCGAGGATCGAGACCCTGACCAAAGAGATCCAGGCGATGAACCTGCAGGTGCGCGAGGTGCGCGACATCGATCGCCTGAAGCGGGAGGTGCAGACCAAGCTGCAGATCATCGAGGATCTCAACCGCAAGCGCGTCGGACCGTCGCGGGTGCTCGATGACCTGAGCCTGGCGTCGCCCGAGAACCTCTGGCTGATCGACTTCAACGAGGTCGGCAGCGCCGCCACCTTCACCGGCCTGGCGCTCGACAACGAGACGATCGCCAAGTTCATGCGCCAGTTGCAGGCGTCGCCCTACTTCTACAGCGTCGACCTGGTCGAGACGTCGCAGCAGCAGCCGGCGAGCCCGGGCAAGGAGGCGCCGGCGACGGCGCAGTTCACGCGCTTCATCGTCAAGGCGACGATCGACTACTTCGGCCGTGGCGGCAAGCCGCCCGAGCCGCCGCCGGACAGCAAGGCCAAGGCGGTGCCGGGCCAGACCGCGAAGCAGGAGCCGCAGGCATGA
- the pilM gene encoding type IV pilus assembly protein PilM, whose protein sequence is MSVAAEWQDRLKRLFTVSLEDLNPFKRQETYAAIDIGSSSIKVLEVRTLSDQLELLNWGSIPTPPSAIQSNMVSEPDRVGEAIKALLEAKGIRARKAITAVPGPAVMIKRVTLPGQSAQETEQTIMLEAGNFIPEELENVNLDYQVIDTKPESREMEVLLAAAKKDIVHSYSETLRAAGLQPVVVDVDYFALDNLYELNYDPVADQVVALVNIGARYSSINILKGGRSVFTGDVPVGGRDITEALTRDLGIPADEAEKLKTGRGNGAIDQEQLSMALGPAVDALIEEIHYALSFFWTAATDERIDVLYLSGGAAQTPELATRLAERIEAPVEVTDPFSRIALTSSIDPAALQRRASEFAVALGMSVRRPGDK, encoded by the coding sequence ATGAGCGTTGCCGCTGAATGGCAGGACCGGCTGAAGCGCCTGTTCACGGTGTCCCTGGAGGACCTGAACCCCTTCAAGCGGCAGGAGACGTACGCCGCGATCGACATCGGTTCGAGCTCCATCAAGGTCCTCGAGGTCCGCACCCTGAGCGACCAGTTGGAGCTGCTCAACTGGGGCTCCATCCCGACGCCGCCCTCGGCCATCCAGAGCAACATGGTCAGTGAGCCCGACCGGGTCGGCGAAGCCATCAAGGCGCTGCTCGAGGCCAAGGGGATCCGCGCCCGCAAGGCGATCACGGCGGTGCCCGGCCCGGCGGTCATGATCAAGCGGGTGACGCTGCCGGGACAGAGCGCCCAGGAGACCGAGCAGACGATCATGCTCGAGGCCGGGAACTTCATCCCCGAGGAGCTCGAGAACGTCAATCTCGACTACCAGGTGATCGACACCAAGCCGGAGTCGAGAGAGATGGAGGTCCTGCTGGCGGCGGCCAAGAAGGACATCGTCCACAGCTACTCCGAGACCCTGCGCGCCGCCGGCCTGCAGCCGGTGGTGGTGGATGTCGATTACTTCGCGCTCGACAACCTCTACGAGCTCAACTACGACCCCGTCGCCGATCAGGTCGTGGCGCTGGTCAACATCGGCGCCCGCTACTCCTCGATCAACATCCTCAAGGGGGGCCGCTCGGTGTTCACCGGCGACGTGCCGGTGGGCGGGCGCGACATCACCGAGGCGCTGACCCGCGACCTCGGCATCCCGGCGGACGAGGCCGAGAAGCTGAAGACCGGGCGCGGCAACGGCGCCATCGATCAGGAGCAGCTCAGCATGGCGCTCGGCCCGGCGGTCGACGCGCTCATCGAGGAGATCCACTACGCCCTCAGCTTCTTCTGGACCGCGGCGACCGACGAGCGCATCGACGTCCTCTACCTGAGCGGCGGCGCGGCGCAGACGCCGGAGCTGGCGACGCGCCTGGCGGAGCGCATCGAGGCGCCGGTGGAAGTGACGGATCCCTTCAGCCGCATCGCGCTGACGTCGTCGATCGATCCGGCGGCGCTGCAGCGGCGGGCGTCGGAGTTCGCGGTGGCGCTGGGCATGTCGGTGCGCCGGCCGGGGGACAAATGA
- a CDS encoding RlmE family RNA methyltransferase, which yields MAYQRKDTFYARAKAEGYRSRAAYKLMDLARRYQLVKRGDHVVDLGAWPGGWLQVAADLVGPRGVVVGVDLAPIDPLPQAWVSLIVGDAGDPEVLAQVRERCRGRVDIVLSDMAPKLSGIRDRDAARAAELAETAVAFADRLVAPGGRLVMKVFSGAESEALKLARGVFATAKLTKPEASRKESAEMYLIASGRR from the coding sequence ATGGCATATCAGCGCAAGGATACATTCTACGCGCGCGCCAAGGCCGAGGGCTACCGATCGCGGGCGGCCTACAAGCTGATGGATCTGGCGCGCCGCTATCAACTGGTGAAGCGCGGCGATCACGTCGTCGACCTCGGCGCCTGGCCGGGCGGGTGGCTGCAGGTGGCGGCCGACCTGGTGGGGCCGCGCGGCGTCGTCGTCGGCGTCGACCTGGCGCCGATCGATCCGCTGCCGCAGGCGTGGGTGTCGCTGATCGTCGGCGATGCCGGCGATCCGGAGGTGCTCGCGCAGGTCCGCGAGCGCTGCCGCGGTCGGGTCGACATCGTCCTCTCCGACATGGCTCCCAAGCTGAGCGGCATCCGCGACCGCGACGCCGCCCGGGCCGCCGAGCTGGCGGAGACGGCGGTCGCGTTCGCCGATCGACTGGTGGCCCCCGGCGGGCGCCTGGTGATGAAGGTGTTCAGCGGCGCCGAGTCGGAGGCCCTGAAGCTCGCCCGCGGCGTCTTCGCCACCGCCAAGCTCACCAAGCCGGAAGCGAGCCGCAAGGAATCGGCGGAGATGTACCTCATCGCCTCCGGTCGCCGGTAG
- a CDS encoding MmgE/PrpD family protein has protein sequence MRFTDLPALVVAQVKRHLLDLLGVALAAAADPFAAPAREAVAELAGGDGDGTVIGSARRLPPPWAALLNGVLAHGLDYDDTHEAAVTHVSCSVAPAMLAAAEQHRRSGADALAALALGMEAAVRIGLVARGAFHDHGFHPTGVCGAYAASLVAGRLGGLAAPRLAHALGLAGSMASGTMEFLTDGSWAKRVHAGWAAHAGLTAAALAAAGFSGPRETFEGRFGLYRSHLGGDWDAGGITRELGQRWHLLDIAMKPYPCCHMTHAFIDAAAALRAQERLAAADIAAVECHIHPREMPVVCEPAASKQTPRTDYDAKFSLPYTVAATFVRGDIDLDDFTPAAISDPAVLDLARRVTCLPDPAADYPRCFPGRLRVHLRDGRVLARDEPVNRGSFLRPLGDADVRDKFRRNATRVLPAAQVEAIGDAVAGLDRAADVSTLATALRGPR, from the coding sequence TTGCGTTTCACGGACCTGCCGGCGCTGGTCGTCGCGCAGGTGAAGCGCCATCTGCTCGACCTGCTCGGTGTCGCCCTCGCCGCGGCCGCCGATCCGTTCGCCGCGCCGGCGCGCGAGGCGGTGGCCGAACTCGCCGGCGGCGACGGCGACGGCACCGTCATCGGCAGCGCGCGGCGCCTGCCGCCGCCCTGGGCGGCGCTGCTCAACGGCGTGCTCGCACACGGGCTCGACTACGACGATACCCACGAAGCGGCGGTGACCCACGTCAGTTGCAGCGTCGCCCCGGCCATGCTCGCCGCCGCCGAGCAGCATCGCCGGAGCGGCGCCGACGCCCTCGCCGCCCTGGCGCTCGGCATGGAAGCGGCCGTGCGCATCGGCCTGGTGGCGCGCGGCGCCTTCCACGACCACGGCTTCCACCCCACCGGCGTGTGCGGCGCCTACGCCGCCAGCCTGGTGGCCGGCCGGCTCGGCGGACTCGCCGCGCCGCGCCTCGCCCACGCCCTCGGGCTCGCCGGCAGCATGGCGTCGGGAACGATGGAGTTCCTCACCGACGGCAGTTGGGCGAAGCGCGTCCACGCCGGCTGGGCCGCGCACGCCGGCCTGACGGCGGCGGCGCTGGCCGCGGCGGGATTCAGCGGCCCGCGCGAGACGTTCGAAGGCCGCTTCGGGCTCTATCGCAGCCACCTCGGCGGCGATTGGGACGCCGGCGGCATCACGCGGGAGCTCGGGCAGCGCTGGCACCTGCTCGACATCGCCATGAAGCCCTATCCGTGCTGCCACATGACGCACGCCTTCATCGACGCCGCCGCCGCGCTGCGCGCCCAGGAGCGGCTGGCGGCGGCCGACATCGCCGCCGTCGAATGCCACATCCACCCGCGCGAGATGCCGGTGGTGTGCGAGCCGGCGGCGAGCAAGCAGACGCCGCGGACCGACTACGACGCCAAGTTCAGCCTGCCCTACACCGTCGCGGCGACGTTCGTGCGCGGCGACATCGACCTCGACGACTTCACCCCGGCGGCGATCAGCGACCCCGCGGTGCTCGACCTGGCACGCCGGGTCACCTGCCTTCCCGATCCGGCCGCCGACTACCCCCGCTGCTTCCCGGGCCGGCTGCGCGTCCACCTCCGCGACGGCCGCGTCCTCGCGCGCGACGAGCCGGTCAACCGCGGCAGCTTCCTGCGCCCGCTCGGCGACGCCGACGTGCGCGACAAGTTCCGCCGCAATGCGACGCGCGTCCTGCCGGCGGCCCAGGTCGAGGCCATCGGCGATGCGGTCGCCGGCCTCGACCGCGCCGCCGACGTGTCGACGCTCGCCACCGCGCTGCGAGGCCCGCGATGA
- a CDS encoding CoA transferase, with protein sequence MTAPLPLAGLRILALTQLGAGPYAMQVLGDLGAEIVKVEDPTTGGDEARAVPPASDGDSLYYQSFNRNTRGLTLDLRTAAGRTLFRRLAAVADAVYANPRGDLPAKLGLDYASLREVNPRLVCCTLTGFGRTGPRAADPAYDYLIQALSGFMHVTGEPDGPPIRSGVATIDFAGGLASALGLMVALLRARETGIGGDVDVSLFDTAISMLTHMATHHLRTGVEPPRLPGGSHPSVVPSQTFPTADGWLMVMCMKEKFWQRLCALIERPDLARQPRYAGFAERLANRAALVDELSAVFRARPTADWIERLGGQVPCAPVQTISQALADPQVAARDMLITVDHPRFGPLREVGCPIRIDDVRPRYTPGAALGADTTAILREWLRCGDEEIDQLRRDGAI encoded by the coding sequence ATGACCGCGCCCCTGCCGCTCGCCGGCCTGCGCATCCTCGCCCTCACCCAGCTCGGCGCCGGCCCCTATGCCATGCAGGTGCTCGGCGACCTCGGGGCCGAGATCGTGAAGGTCGAGGACCCGACCACCGGCGGCGACGAGGCGCGCGCCGTGCCGCCGGCGAGCGACGGCGATTCGCTCTACTACCAATCGTTCAACCGCAACACCCGCGGCCTCACGCTCGACCTGCGCACCGCCGCCGGCCGGACGCTGTTCCGCCGCCTGGCGGCGGTGGCCGACGCGGTCTACGCCAACCCGCGCGGCGATCTGCCGGCGAAGCTCGGCCTCGACTACGCCAGCCTGCGCGAGGTGAATCCCCGCCTCGTCTGTTGCACCCTCACCGGCTTCGGCCGCACCGGACCGCGCGCCGCCGACCCCGCCTACGACTATCTGATCCAGGCGCTGAGCGGCTTCATGCACGTCACCGGCGAGCCGGACGGGCCGCCGATCCGCAGCGGCGTCGCCACCATCGACTTCGCCGGCGGCCTCGCCTCGGCGCTCGGCCTCATGGTGGCGCTGCTGCGGGCGCGCGAGACCGGCATCGGCGGCGACGTCGACGTCAGCCTCTTCGACACCGCCATCTCCATGCTCACCCACATGGCCACCCACCACCTGCGCACCGGCGTCGAGCCGCCCCGCCTGCCCGGCGGCTCGCATCCCTCGGTGGTGCCATCGCAGACGTTTCCCACCGCCGACGGCTGGCTGATGGTCATGTGCATGAAGGAGAAGTTCTGGCAGCGCCTCTGCGCGCTGATCGAACGCCCGGACCTGGCACGCCAGCCGCGCTACGCCGGCTTTGCCGAACGCCTCGCCAACCGCGCCGCCCTGGTCGACGAGCTGTCGGCGGTCTTCCGCGCCCGCCCCACCGCCGACTGGATCGAGCGCCTCGGCGGTCAGGTGCCCTGCGCCCCGGTGCAGACCATCTCCCAGGCCCTCGCCGATCCCCAGGTCGCCGCCCGCGACATGCTGATCACCGTCGACCATCCCCGCTTCGGCCCGCTGCGCGAAGTCGGCTGCCCGATCAGGATCGACGACGTCCGGCCCCGCTACACCCCCGGCGCCGCCCTCGGCGCCGACACCACCGCCATCCTCCGCGAATGGCTGCGTTGCGGAGACGAGGAGATCGACCAGTTGCGTCGCGATGGGGCGATCTAA